A single genomic interval of Demequina sp. NBRC 110054 harbors:
- a CDS encoding fumarylacetoacetate hydrolase family protein, which translates to MRIARFTTGEDPRFAIVDGEAGSEELIVLTGDPMYVPGQPTGERIPLDQDDVRLLAPVIPRSKAVCLGRNYAEHAKEMGNVVPEPEMPILFLKPNTTVIGPDDPIVLPDYSQDVQIEAELAIVIGRICKEVSAENADQYIYGYTCANDLTARDLQRQENQWFRAKAFDTSLPLGPWIETELMHDDVLVSSRVNGETKQHASTQEMMLGVLEAVAAVSEVTTLLPGDVILTGTPAGVTKVDHGDVVEVEIEDIGVLRNPVIRR; encoded by the coding sequence ATGCGTATCGCACGATTCACCACCGGCGAGGACCCCCGTTTCGCGATCGTCGACGGGGAGGCGGGCTCCGAGGAGCTCATCGTCCTCACCGGCGACCCGATGTATGTCCCCGGCCAGCCGACCGGCGAGCGGATCCCGCTCGACCAGGACGACGTCCGCCTACTTGCCCCCGTGATCCCGCGCTCCAAGGCAGTGTGCCTGGGCCGCAACTACGCGGAGCACGCCAAGGAGATGGGCAACGTGGTCCCCGAGCCCGAGATGCCGATCCTGTTCCTCAAGCCGAACACCACCGTGATCGGCCCCGACGACCCGATCGTCCTGCCCGACTACAGCCAGGACGTGCAGATCGAGGCCGAGCTCGCGATCGTCATCGGCCGGATCTGCAAGGAGGTCTCGGCCGAGAACGCGGATCAGTACATCTACGGCTACACGTGCGCCAACGACCTCACGGCGCGCGACCTGCAGCGCCAGGAGAACCAGTGGTTCCGCGCCAAGGCCTTCGACACGTCGCTGCCGCTCGGCCCGTGGATCGAGACCGAGCTCATGCACGACGACGTCCTCGTGTCCTCGCGCGTCAACGGCGAGACCAAGCAGCACGCGTCGACCCAGGAGATGATGCTCGGAGTCCTCGAGGCCGTCGCGGCCGTCTCCGAGGTCACCACGCTGCTGCCCGGCGACGTCATCCTCACGGGCACCCCGGCGGGCGTCACCAAGGTCGACCACGGCGACGTCGTCGAGGTCGAGATCGAGGACATCGGAGTCCTGCGCAACCCCGTCATCCGCCGCTAG
- the gltX gene encoding glutamate--tRNA ligase, which translates to MSKVRVRFCPSPTGLPHVGMVRTALFNWAYARHTGGDMVFRIEDTDAERDSQESYDMLLDAMDWLGITYDEGPDIGGPYGPYRQSERHDLHRDVVEKLVEGGYAYESFSTPAEVEERHRAAGRDPKLGYDGFDRDLTDEQKAAFRAEGREPVLRMRMPDEDITVNDLIRGEVTFPAGTVPDYVIVRANGVPLYTLVNPVDDALMKITHVLRGEDLLASTPRQIVLWRAMVELGIADAVPEYAHMPMVLGEGTKKLSKRDPESNLFHHRERGFLPEGLLNYLALLGWSIAPDRDIFTPAELIEAFDIADCTPNAARFDLKKAEAINADHMRMLSEEDFAGRLVPYLHAVGDVSAASYADLTSAERDVLDAAAPLVQTRMQLLGEASGMLGFLFAADEAIEFDEAAVKKLPDNAAEILDAALVVLEGLSDFGPEAQQDALRAKLVDEMGIKPRFAFGPLRVAVTGRQVSPPLFESMEILGKDASLNRLRRLRATL; encoded by the coding sequence ATGAGCAAGGTTCGCGTTCGCTTCTGTCCCTCGCCCACCGGCCTGCCGCACGTCGGCATGGTCCGCACGGCGCTGTTCAACTGGGCCTATGCCCGCCACACCGGCGGCGACATGGTCTTCCGCATCGAGGACACCGACGCCGAGCGCGACTCGCAGGAGAGCTACGACATGCTCCTCGACGCGATGGACTGGCTCGGCATCACGTACGACGAGGGCCCCGACATCGGCGGCCCCTACGGCCCCTACCGCCAGAGCGAGCGCCACGACCTGCACCGCGACGTCGTCGAGAAGCTGGTCGAGGGCGGCTACGCCTACGAGTCCTTCTCCACGCCCGCCGAGGTCGAGGAGCGTCACAGGGCCGCCGGCCGCGACCCCAAGCTCGGCTACGACGGCTTCGACCGCGACCTCACCGACGAGCAGAAGGCCGCCTTCCGCGCCGAGGGCCGCGAGCCCGTCCTGCGCATGCGCATGCCCGACGAGGACATCACGGTCAACGACCTGATCCGCGGCGAGGTCACGTTCCCGGCCGGCACCGTGCCTGACTACGTGATCGTGCGCGCCAACGGCGTGCCGCTGTACACGCTCGTCAACCCCGTGGACGACGCGCTCATGAAGATCACGCACGTGCTGCGCGGCGAGGACCTGCTGGCCTCGACGCCGCGTCAGATCGTGCTGTGGCGCGCGATGGTCGAGCTCGGCATCGCCGACGCCGTCCCCGAGTACGCACACATGCCGATGGTGCTCGGCGAGGGCACCAAGAAGCTGTCCAAGCGCGACCCCGAGTCGAACCTCTTCCACCACCGCGAGCGTGGCTTCCTTCCCGAGGGACTGCTCAACTACCTCGCGCTGCTGGGCTGGAGCATCGCGCCCGACCGCGACATCTTCACCCCGGCCGAGCTCATCGAGGCCTTCGACATCGCGGACTGCACGCCCAACGCGGCGCGCTTCGACCTCAAGAAGGCCGAGGCGATCAACGCGGACCACATGCGCATGCTCTCTGAGGAGGACTTCGCCGGGCGCCTCGTGCCGTACCTGCACGCCGTGGGCGATGTGAGCGCCGCCTCCTATGCGGACCTGACTTCCGCCGAGCGCGACGTGCTCGACGCCGCCGCGCCGCTCGTGCAGACGCGCATGCAGCTGCTCGGCGAGGCCTCCGGGATGCTCGGCTTCCTCTTCGCTGCCGACGAGGCGATCGAGTTCGACGAGGCCGCGGTCAAGAAGCTGCCCGACAACGCCGCCGAGATCCTCGACGCCGCGCTCGTCGTGCTCGAGGGGCTATCCGACTTCGGGCCCGAGGCCCAGCAGGACGCGCTGCGCGCGAAGCTCGTCGACGAGATGGGCATCAAGCCGCGATTCGCGTTCGGCCCGCTGCGCGTGGCCGTGACCGGTCGCCAGGTCTCGCCGCCGCTGTTCGAGTCGATGGAGATCCTCGGCAAGGACGCGTCGCTGAACCGCCTGCGCCGCCTGCGCGCGACGCTCTGA
- a CDS encoding HAD family hydrolase, giving the protein MAEIKAVLFDVDDTLVDTRGAFRHALASVAVDYLDEGIDHEELVRFWREDVNGWYRAHTRGEMTHREQRHRRANDLHVEFGGPFLDDAAYQRWDDAFERNFREGWAAHPDASVALDALDRLGVPYGGLSNADSAYQVLKLGACGLSRVPMLVGVDTLGFGKPDPRVYALACEKLGFAPSEVAYVGDEFDVDPLGARDAGLGLGVWIERPGAHSRDVDGLAGDGEPRDGLVRIGTLAALPGALGL; this is encoded by the coding sequence GTGGCTGAGATCAAGGCCGTGCTGTTCGACGTCGACGACACGCTCGTCGACACGCGTGGGGCCTTCAGGCATGCCCTCGCCTCCGTCGCGGTTGACTACCTGGACGAGGGCATCGACCACGAGGAGCTCGTGCGGTTCTGGCGCGAGGACGTCAACGGCTGGTACCGCGCCCACACGCGAGGCGAGATGACGCATCGCGAGCAGCGGCATCGTCGCGCCAACGACCTGCACGTCGAGTTCGGTGGGCCGTTCCTGGACGATGCGGCGTATCAGCGCTGGGACGATGCGTTCGAGCGCAACTTCCGCGAGGGATGGGCCGCTCATCCGGACGCATCGGTCGCGCTCGATGCGCTCGACCGGCTCGGCGTGCCCTATGGCGGGCTGTCCAACGCCGACAGCGCGTATCAGGTCCTCAAGCTCGGCGCGTGCGGGCTCTCGCGGGTGCCGATGCTCGTCGGGGTCGACACGCTCGGCTTCGGCAAGCCCGATCCTCGGGTGTACGCCCTCGCGTGCGAGAAGCTCGGCTTCGCGCCGTCCGAGGTCGCCTACGTGGGCGACGAGTTCGACGTGGACCCCCTCGGCGCGCGGGACGCGGGCCTGGGGCTCGGCGTGTGGATCGAGCGTCCGGGCGCGCACTCGCGCGACGTGGACGGCCTGGCTGGCGACGGCGAGCCGCGAGACGGCCTGGTGCGGATCGGCACCCTGGCTGCGCTGCCGGGCGCGCTCGGGCTGTAG
- a CDS encoding ATP-dependent Clp protease ATP-binding subunit — protein MTNPSQAPQSQEQQSALEQFGQDFTALAEDGALDPVIGRDEEIRRVMQVLTRRTKNNAVLIGEPGVGKTAIVEGLAQRIVAGDVPSSLKDRRVVEIAMSSVVAGAAYRGQFEERLKAILAEVEEAEGRIILFVDELHTIVGAGKADGSVDAGNILKPMLARGKLRMIGATTLNEYREHIETDSALERRFQPVYVGEPGLDDTVAILRGLQEKYEVHHGVKITDEAIVSAAHLSDRYITDRFLPDKAVDLIDEATSALKMQLDSMPIELDRSRRRIMQLEIERTQVAKDKSEHAKARREEIDAEIGRLKAESEELNMRWAREKDLIVRVSGATERLESLRGDLERAERMGELEKAGRIRYGEIPSAEQEIADARAQLDAIPSDERMLREEVTGEDIAGVVAKWTGVPVEKLLTEESAKLGHLEDRLHERVVGQDRAITSVSDAIRRARAGLADANRPIGSFLFLGPTGVGKTELARALAEQLFDDERAMIRIDMSEYMESHAVSRLIGSPPGYVGYDQGGQLTEAVRRRPYSIVLFDEVEKAHPDVWNVLLQVLDDGRLTDGRGRTVNFTNTIIVMTSNLGSDLVLAWDGQSREELEGQLTEVLKRSFRPEFLNRLDDVVVFDRIDPEAMKGIVETELAKAIARLAEAKEIALTVEPALRDSLARDGFDPQFGARPLKRLITTRVLNELAKEIVDGRLREGDAVTVGWDGERLEVTHTAQAE, from the coding sequence ATGACGAACCCGTCCCAGGCTCCTCAGTCCCAGGAGCAGCAGTCCGCGCTCGAGCAGTTCGGGCAGGACTTCACCGCGCTCGCCGAGGACGGCGCGCTCGACCCCGTCATCGGCCGCGACGAGGAGATCCGCCGCGTGATGCAGGTGCTCACGCGCCGTACCAAGAACAACGCGGTGCTGATCGGAGAGCCCGGCGTCGGCAAGACCGCGATCGTCGAGGGCCTCGCCCAGCGCATCGTCGCCGGCGACGTGCCGTCGTCCCTCAAGGACCGCCGCGTGGTCGAGATCGCCATGAGCTCCGTCGTCGCCGGCGCCGCCTACCGCGGCCAGTTCGAGGAGCGCCTCAAGGCGATCCTCGCCGAGGTCGAGGAGGCCGAGGGCAGGATCATCCTGTTCGTCGACGAGCTGCACACGATCGTCGGCGCGGGCAAGGCCGACGGCTCCGTCGACGCGGGCAACATCCTCAAGCCGATGCTCGCGCGCGGCAAGCTGCGCATGATCGGCGCCACGACCCTGAACGAGTACCGCGAGCACATCGAGACCGACTCCGCGCTCGAGCGCCGCTTCCAGCCCGTGTACGTGGGCGAGCCCGGCCTCGACGACACCGTCGCGATCCTGCGCGGCCTCCAGGAGAAGTACGAGGTCCACCACGGCGTGAAGATCACCGACGAGGCGATCGTGTCCGCGGCACACCTGTCCGACCGCTACATCACCGACCGCTTCCTGCCCGACAAGGCCGTCGATCTGATCGACGAGGCCACGTCGGCGCTCAAGATGCAGCTCGACTCCATGCCGATCGAGCTCGACCGCTCGCGCCGCCGCATCATGCAGCTCGAGATCGAGCGCACGCAGGTCGCCAAGGACAAGTCCGAGCACGCCAAGGCGCGCCGCGAGGAGATCGACGCGGAGATCGGCCGCCTCAAGGCCGAGTCCGAGGAGCTCAACATGCGGTGGGCCCGCGAGAAGGACCTCATCGTCCGCGTCTCGGGCGCGACTGAGCGGCTCGAGTCGCTGCGAGGCGACCTGGAGCGCGCCGAGCGCATGGGCGAGCTCGAGAAGGCCGGGCGGATCCGCTACGGCGAGATCCCGAGCGCCGAGCAGGAGATCGCCGACGCGCGTGCCCAGCTGGACGCGATCCCGTCGGACGAGCGCATGCTGCGCGAGGAGGTCACCGGCGAGGACATCGCGGGAGTCGTGGCCAAGTGGACGGGTGTGCCCGTCGAGAAGCTGCTCACCGAGGAGTCCGCGAAGCTCGGGCACCTCGAGGACCGCCTGCACGAGCGCGTGGTCGGCCAGGACCGGGCCATCACCTCGGTCTCGGACGCGATCCGTCGCGCCCGCGCCGGGCTCGCGGACGCCAACCGGCCGATCGGCTCGTTCCTGTTCCTCGGCCCCACCGGAGTGGGAAAGACCGAGCTCGCACGCGCGCTCGCCGAGCAGCTGTTCGACGACGAGCGGGCGATGATCCGCATCGACATGTCCGAGTACATGGAGTCCCACGCGGTCTCGCGCCTCATCGGCTCTCCCCCGGGCTACGTCGGCTACGACCAGGGCGGCCAGCTGACCGAGGCCGTGCGGCGTCGTCCGTACAGCATCGTCCTGTTCGACGAGGTCGAGAAGGCGCACCCGGACGTCTGGAACGTGCTCCTGCAGGTGCTGGACGACGGACGCCTCACCGACGGCCGCGGCCGCACGGTGAACTTCACGAACACGATCATCGTGATGACCTCGAACCTCGGCTCCGACCTGGTGCTCGCGTGGGACGGCCAGTCCCGCGAGGAGTTGGAAGGCCAGCTCACGGAGGTGCTCAAGCGGTCCTTCCGCCCCGAGTTCCTCAACCGCCTGGACGACGTCGTGGTCTTCGACCGCATCGACCCCGAGGCCATGAAGGGCATCGTCGAGACCGAGCTCGCCAAGGCGATCGCGCGCCTCGCCGAGGCGAAGGAGATCGCGCTCACGGTCGAGCCCGCGCTGCGGGACTCGCTCGCGCGCGACGGCTTCGACCCGCAGTTCGGCGCGCGCCCGCTCAAGCGGCTCATCACGACGCGAGTCCTGAACGAGCTCGCCAAGGAGATCGTGGACGGCCGCCTGCGCGAGGGCGACGCGGTCACGGTCGGCTGGGACGGCGAGCGCCTCGAGGTGACGCACACCGCGCAGGCGGAGTAG